In Collimonas arenae, a single genomic region encodes these proteins:
- a CDS encoding peroxiredoxin — protein sequence MKRLIATLLICSAVAAPAFAALKAGEQAPTFTTQASLGGKVFSYSLADELKKGPVVLYFYPAAFTKGCTIEAHLFADAVDKYKALGATVIGVSADNIDTLNKFSVSECRSKFAVAADTDQKIMKSYDSVLLYKTNYADRVSYVIAPNGSIIYAYSSMDPDKHVANTLQALEEWTAKQKK from the coding sequence ATGAAGCGACTGATTGCCACATTATTGATTTGCAGTGCTGTTGCAGCACCGGCGTTTGCCGCCCTCAAGGCCGGCGAGCAAGCGCCTACCTTTACCACCCAAGCATCGCTTGGCGGTAAAGTGTTCAGCTACTCCCTAGCCGATGAACTGAAAAAAGGGCCGGTGGTGCTCTACTTTTATCCGGCGGCATTCACTAAAGGCTGTACTATCGAAGCCCATCTGTTTGCCGATGCGGTCGACAAATACAAGGCGCTGGGCGCCACTGTTATTGGTGTTTCCGCCGACAACATCGATACGCTCAACAAGTTTTCAGTCAGCGAATGCCGCAGCAAATTCGCTGTAGCGGCCGACACGGATCAGAAGATCATGAAATCTTATGATTCGGTGCTGCTCTACAAAACCAACTACGCCGATCGGGTTTCGTATGTGATCGCGCCGAACGGCAGCATCATCTATGCATATAGCAGCATGGATCCGGACAAGCATGTCGCCAATACGCTGCAGGCCTTGGAAGAATGGACTGCGAAGCAAAAGAAATAA
- a CDS encoding carbohydrate kinase family protein: MTSLICGSLAFDVIMQYPGKFSDALLADQLHKISVSFLVPTMRREFGGCAGNIAYNLKLLGGEPQIMATIGHDGGDYLQRLDQQGISRKSIRTIDSIYTAQCFITTDADNNQINAFHPGAMTYSHENKVAEAGPVKLAIVAPDGRDGMLQHSEDCVAQGIPLIFDPGQGMPMFNGDELKHFIELATYIAMNDYEAEMLASRTGLSLPQIAERVSALVVTRGELGAEIYTGGDKIDIPCVKAERILDPTGCGDAFRAGMLYGLSNGMDWATTGRLSSLLGSIKIAHQGPQNHAPSRAEIDEQFHRVFGYRL, from the coding sequence ATGACCTCTCTTATCTGCGGTTCATTGGCCTTCGACGTCATCATGCAATATCCGGGGAAATTCTCGGATGCGCTGCTGGCGGATCAGTTGCACAAGATCAGCGTTTCCTTCCTGGTGCCGACCATGCGTCGCGAATTTGGCGGTTGCGCCGGCAATATCGCCTACAACCTGAAACTGCTGGGTGGCGAGCCGCAAATCATGGCGACCATCGGTCATGATGGCGGCGACTATCTGCAGCGGTTGGACCAGCAAGGCATTTCCCGCAAATCGATACGAACCATCGATTCGATCTACACCGCGCAATGTTTCATCACCACCGACGCCGACAACAACCAGATCAACGCCTTCCACCCGGGCGCGATGACCTATTCCCACGAAAACAAAGTGGCTGAAGCCGGTCCGGTCAAACTGGCGATTGTCGCGCCGGATGGCCGCGACGGCATGCTGCAGCACTCGGAAGACTGTGTGGCGCAAGGCATCCCGCTGATTTTCGATCCGGGCCAAGGGATGCCTATGTTTAACGGCGACGAATTGAAACATTTCATCGAGCTTGCCACCTATATCGCGATGAATGACTATGAAGCCGAAATGCTGGCGTCGCGCACCGGATTGTCGCTTCCGCAAATTGCAGAGCGGGTCTCAGCCTTGGTCGTGACGCGCGGCGAACTCGGCGCAGAAATCTATACCGGCGGCGACAAGATCGATATCCCTTGCGTCAAGGCCGAACGAATCCTGGATCCTACCGGCTGTGGCGACGCCTTCCGCGCGGGCATGCTGTATGGCCTGAGCAACGGCATGGACTGGGCCACTACCGGCCGCCTCTCAAGTTTGCTCGGTAGCATCAAGATTGCGCATCAAGGACCGCAGAACCATGCGCCAAGCCGGGCCGAAATTGATGAGCAATTCCACCGTGTATTTGGTTACCGTTTGTAA
- a CDS encoding DUF3426 domain-containing protein, producing the protein MALATQCPHCQTTFRVANDQLKLRGGLVRCGSCREVFNGIEHLVRPELAAPVAPAASPAPEQPAVASPVAEAIADHVTAPSSPEITGRSAAPVDDPIHEHVPAPEAKPEPAQGINTAIGVATGHPLPATHTNPAPEAKSASLEVSPNKTADRVEAAIDGLEEDLRIAEETSQSAPADVHHTPFGLIKPSAVETDDNGDKLPAPNVWHRHVDDDDEPDNQMARMTLMHVAGQDDYTLAAKTNAKDAANAANRDDDELDRIIDELQRKPWRGEKNASSASDTSDDTEGRGKKKNREKAAETEDKLADEPDFVLSARRQKRIGGTLRLAMWIAGGLLLIGLIGQSVYFFRDQLAARMPQVKPLLTSACAKIGCSVGLPMRIDSISFEANELQALDPARNLFSLNLLLRNHSDTVQAWPNIELTLNDGNDKPIVRRVFTPHDYLSAATNPALGFASDQEQTVKVTFELLQLKASGYRVYLYYP; encoded by the coding sequence ATGGCGCTCGCGACGCAATGTCCGCACTGTCAAACCACCTTCCGGGTCGCCAATGACCAGCTGAAGCTGCGCGGCGGTCTGGTCCGCTGCGGCAGCTGCCGCGAAGTATTCAACGGTATCGAGCACCTGGTGCGGCCAGAGTTGGCGGCACCTGTAGCGCCCGCCGCATCCCCTGCGCCGGAACAACCCGCCGTTGCATCGCCCGTAGCTGAGGCAATTGCAGATCATGTGACCGCGCCATCGTCGCCAGAGATTACCGGCCGATCGGCAGCCCCCGTTGATGATCCGATTCATGAGCATGTTCCTGCGCCTGAAGCAAAGCCGGAACCGGCCCAGGGAATCAATACTGCAATCGGAGTCGCAACCGGCCACCCGCTGCCGGCGACACATACCAATCCAGCGCCTGAAGCAAAATCTGCTAGCCTGGAGGTGAGCCCGAACAAGACCGCAGATCGGGTAGAAGCCGCTATCGACGGCCTTGAAGAAGATCTACGCATCGCCGAAGAAACCAGCCAGTCTGCGCCGGCCGATGTCCATCACACGCCGTTCGGACTGATCAAGCCATCCGCTGTCGAAACAGACGACAACGGCGACAAGCTGCCTGCGCCGAATGTCTGGCATCGCCATGTAGACGACGATGACGAGCCGGACAACCAGATGGCCCGCATGACCTTGATGCATGTCGCAGGACAGGACGATTACACGCTAGCGGCCAAAACCAATGCAAAAGACGCTGCCAACGCCGCCAATCGTGATGACGATGAACTCGATCGAATTATCGATGAATTACAGCGCAAACCATGGCGCGGAGAAAAGAATGCCTCGTCAGCATCGGATACAAGTGACGACACTGAAGGCCGCGGCAAGAAAAAGAATCGTGAGAAAGCCGCTGAGACAGAAGATAAATTAGCCGACGAACCTGATTTTGTTCTCAGCGCCAGGCGTCAGAAACGTATCGGCGGTACGCTGCGCTTGGCCATGTGGATTGCTGGTGGCCTATTGCTGATCGGCCTGATCGGTCAGTCGGTTTATTTTTTCCGCGACCAGTTGGCGGCCCGCATGCCGCAAGTGAAACCACTGCTGACCAGCGCCTGTGCAAAAATCGGCTGCAGCGTCGGCTTGCCGATGAGGATCGACAGTATCTCGTTCGAAGCCAATGAATTGCAGGCGCTCGATCCCGCCCGCAACCTGTTCTCGCTGAACCTGCTATTGCGCAACCACAGCGATACCGTGCAGGCATGGCCCAACATCGAGCTGACCTTGAACGACGGCAATGACAAACCTATCGTACGCCGCGTGTTTACGCCGCACGATTACCTGAGTGCGGCGACCAATCCAGCGCTGGGTTTTGCCAGCGACCAGGAACAAACGGTTAAAGTCACGTTTGAGTTATTGCAATTGAAGGCCTCGGGTTATCGAGTCTATCTGTACTACCCCTGA
- the prmA gene encoding 50S ribosomal protein L11 methyltransferase, producing the protein MSWTEIVIEVALSDAETLSDALMEAGALSVSVEDADLGTPDEQPLFGEPGMEPKEAAWQRSRVVALAEVDADHAAIVSNAAAACGIAVPPYSLRPVAAQDWVRLTQSQFDPIHIGKNIWVVPSWHDAPDANGLILELDPGLAFGTGSHPTTRLCMEWLEVNVPLQKPASLLDYGCGSGILAMVAKKLDNATTVVGVDIDPHAIDAARYNSERNHCEVAYYLPEDFSSHTSLQVFDIVVANILSGPLKLMAPMLCSRIAAGGSLTLSGVLAEQANDVIAAYAQWLPLTVWAEQDGWVALSGTRK; encoded by the coding sequence ATGAGCTGGACCGAAATTGTTATTGAAGTAGCACTGAGCGATGCCGAGACTTTGTCCGATGCGTTGATGGAAGCCGGCGCCTTGTCGGTCTCGGTCGAAGATGCCGACCTGGGCACGCCGGACGAACAACCGCTGTTTGGCGAGCCTGGCATGGAGCCGAAGGAAGCTGCCTGGCAACGTAGCCGGGTAGTGGCGCTGGCCGAGGTCGATGCCGACCATGCAGCCATCGTCAGCAATGCTGCTGCAGCTTGCGGCATCGCAGTGCCGCCCTATTCTTTACGCCCGGTAGCGGCGCAAGACTGGGTGCGCCTGACGCAATCGCAATTCGACCCGATTCATATCGGCAAGAACATTTGGGTGGTGCCAAGCTGGCACGATGCACCGGACGCCAACGGCCTGATCCTGGAACTCGATCCCGGCCTCGCTTTCGGTACCGGCAGCCATCCGACTACCCGCCTCTGCATGGAATGGCTGGAAGTTAACGTACCGCTGCAAAAACCTGCGTCGTTGCTCGATTACGGCTGCGGTTCAGGCATCCTGGCAATGGTCGCCAAGAAACTCGACAATGCAACGACTGTCGTCGGGGTCGATATCGACCCGCATGCAATCGATGCGGCTCGCTACAACAGCGAACGCAATCATTGCGAAGTCGCTTACTATCTGCCGGAAGATTTCAGCAGCCACACCTCGCTGCAGGTATTCGATATCGTCGTCGCCAACATTCTGTCCGGCCCGCTCAAGCTCATGGCGCCAATGCTGTGCAGTCGTATCGCAGCCGGCGGCAGCCTGACGTTATCGGGTGTGCTGGCGGAACAAGCCAACGACGTCATCGCAGCCTATGCGCAATGGCTGCCATTGACGGTGTGGGCCGAGCAAGACGGCTGGGTCGCGCTGTCCGGCACTCGCAAGTAA
- the accC gene encoding acetyl-CoA carboxylase biotin carboxylase subunit, protein MFEKILIANRGEIALRIQRACREMGIKTVMVHSEADRDAKYVKLADESVCIGPAPSSLSYLNMPAIISAAEVTDAEAIHPGYGFLSENADFAERVEQSGFVFIGPRPANIRLMGDKVSAKQAMIRAGVPCVPGSEGALPDDPKEIVKIARKIGYPVIIKAAGGGGGRGMRVVHTEAALANAVTMTKTEAGAAFGNPEVYMEKYLENPRHVEIQILADQFKNAVWLGERDCSMQRRHQKVIEEAPAPGIPRKIIEKIGDRCAEACRKMDYRGAGTFEFLYENGEFYFIEMNTRVQVEHPITEMITGIDIVQEQIRIAAGEKLRFRQRDIQLSGHAIECRINAEDPFKFTPSPGKILSWHAPGGPGIRVDSHAYAGYFVPPHYDSMVGKVISYGSTREQAIKRMQIALSEMVVEGIQTNIQLHRELMIDARFIEGGTNIHYLEHKLAERPVVAKEADKAVKK, encoded by the coding sequence ATGTTTGAAAAAATCCTTATCGCCAATCGCGGCGAAATCGCCTTGCGCATCCAACGCGCCTGCCGTGAAATGGGCATCAAAACCGTGATGGTCCATTCCGAAGCGGATCGTGACGCCAAGTATGTAAAACTGGCGGATGAATCTGTCTGTATCGGCCCTGCGCCGTCCAGTCTGAGCTATCTCAACATGCCGGCCATTATCAGCGCCGCAGAAGTGACCGATGCCGAAGCGATTCACCCTGGCTATGGTTTCCTCTCGGAAAATGCCGATTTCGCAGAGCGCGTTGAGCAGTCCGGCTTCGTTTTCATCGGACCGCGTCCCGCGAACATCCGCTTGATGGGCGACAAAGTATCTGCCAAGCAAGCCATGATCCGCGCCGGCGTACCCTGCGTTCCGGGCTCGGAAGGCGCGTTGCCGGACGATCCGAAGGAAATCGTCAAGATTGCCCGCAAGATCGGCTATCCGGTCATCATCAAGGCAGCTGGCGGCGGCGGCGGACGCGGCATGCGAGTGGTGCATACTGAAGCGGCCCTGGCCAATGCGGTGACCATGACCAAGACTGAAGCCGGCGCCGCTTTCGGCAATCCGGAAGTGTATATGGAGAAGTACCTGGAAAATCCGCGCCACGTGGAAATCCAGATCCTCGCCGACCAATTCAAGAACGCAGTCTGGCTGGGCGAGCGCGATTGCTCAATGCAGCGCCGCCACCAGAAAGTGATCGAGGAAGCGCCGGCGCCCGGCATTCCGCGCAAGATCATTGAAAAAATCGGCGACCGTTGCGCCGAAGCTTGCCGCAAGATGGACTATCGCGGCGCTGGCACCTTTGAATTCCTGTACGAAAACGGCGAGTTCTATTTCATCGAAATGAATACCCGGGTCCAGGTTGAGCATCCGATCACCGAAATGATCACTGGCATCGACATCGTGCAGGAACAGATTCGCATTGCGGCCGGTGAAAAACTGCGCTTCCGCCAACGCGACATCCAGCTCTCCGGTCATGCTATCGAATGCCGTATCAACGCCGAAGACCCGTTCAAGTTTACGCCATCGCCAGGTAAAATCTTGTCGTGGCATGCTCCGGGCGGCCCTGGCATCCGCGTCGATTCGCACGCTTACGCCGGTTATTTCGTGCCGCCGCATTACGATTCGATGGTGGGCAAGGTAATTTCTTACGGCTCCACCCGCGAGCAAGCGATCAAGCGGATGCAGATTGCGCTGTCGGAAATGGTCGTCGAAGGCATCCAGACCAACATCCAGTTGCACCGTGAGCTAATGATCGACGCCCGCTTCATCGAAGGCGGCACCAACATCCATTACCTGGAGCACAAACTGGCTGAACGACCAGTAGTGGCCAAGGAAGCGGACAAGGCTGTAAAGAAATAA
- the accB gene encoding acetyl-CoA carboxylase biotin carboxyl carrier protein: MDLRKLKTLIDLVAESDIEELEVTEGESKVRIVKSSASQQNQVVMMQPQAQQQHPAQYQVAAPVAAAAPVEAVAAVPEGHIVKSPMVGTFYRSSAPGSPAFVEVGSEIKEGGTLCIIEAMKLLNEIEADASGVVKKILVENGQPVEFGQPLFIIG; this comes from the coding sequence ATGGATTTGAGAAAACTCAAAACGCTGATCGACTTGGTCGCGGAATCAGACATCGAAGAGCTTGAAGTCACGGAAGGCGAAAGCAAGGTCCGTATCGTCAAGTCGTCTGCATCCCAGCAAAACCAGGTTGTCATGATGCAACCACAAGCACAGCAACAACACCCTGCCCAGTATCAGGTCGCCGCGCCAGTCGCAGCAGCAGCGCCGGTAGAGGCAGTGGCTGCAGTACCGGAAGGCCATATCGTCAAGTCACCAATGGTCGGCACTTTCTACCGCTCTTCGGCTCCCGGCTCGCCGGCATTCGTCGAAGTCGGTTCGGAAATCAAGGAAGGCGGCACCTTGTGCATCATCGAAGCGATGAAATTGCTGAACGAGATCGAAGCTGATGCATCCGGCGTAGTGAAGAAGATCCTGGTTGAAAACGGCCAGCCGGTCGAATTCGGCCAGCCATTGTTCATCATTGGCTAA
- the aroQ gene encoding type II 3-dehydroquinate dehydratase, whose protein sequence is MAKNILLLNGPNLNLLGTREPEVYGSTSLSDVEQAARVQATAAGARLVHFQSNHEGALIDRIHAAKTEGIDAIVINPGGLTHTSVALRDALTGVAIRFVEIHISNIHQREAFRHHSYLSEVAVGVICGLGVDGYRAAVDFAIKKL, encoded by the coding sequence ATGGCAAAAAATATACTTCTACTCAACGGACCCAACCTGAATTTGCTGGGTACAAGAGAGCCGGAAGTCTACGGTTCGACCTCGCTGAGCGATGTCGAACAAGCAGCTCGGGTCCAGGCTACTGCCGCTGGCGCCCGGCTTGTGCACTTCCAAAGCAATCACGAAGGTGCACTGATAGACCGCATCCATGCGGCCAAGACAGAAGGCATCGACGCTATTGTGATCAATCCCGGTGGGCTTACGCATACCAGCGTCGCCTTGCGGGATGCGCTGACGGGAGTTGCAATCCGTTTTGTCGAAATCCACATCTCGAATATCCACCAGCGAGAAGCGTTTCGGCATCATTCTTATTTATCTGAAGTCGCTGTCGGCGTTATTTGCGGGTTGGGCGTGGATGGCTATCGCGCTGCTGTTGATTTTGCCATTAAGAAACTCTAG
- a CDS encoding peroxiredoxin family protein, with protein sequence MKRNILIFVPIAILFCVIGVYFGAQRHTPTSPESVAVAGLFAQEMPDASGKASSLSQWKGKPLIVNFWATWCAPCVEEMPELNAFQTEIAAKNIQIIGIGIDSVDNIGKFAEKYKISYPLYVAGSGATALLRQFGNQAGGLPFTVLIGRDGEVKKMYLGSIKFDELRKDLALL encoded by the coding sequence ATGAAAAGAAATATTCTAATATTTGTACCGATTGCGATCCTATTTTGCGTGATCGGCGTGTATTTCGGCGCACAACGACATACCCCAACCTCTCCAGAGAGCGTCGCAGTAGCGGGTTTGTTTGCGCAGGAAATGCCGGATGCCAGCGGCAAGGCTAGCTCCCTGTCGCAGTGGAAGGGCAAACCCTTGATCGTCAACTTCTGGGCGACCTGGTGTGCACCATGCGTGGAAGAGATGCCGGAATTGAATGCATTCCAAACAGAAATTGCTGCAAAGAACATTCAAATCATAGGGATCGGCATCGATTCTGTAGATAACATCGGAAAATTTGCCGAAAAATACAAAATCTCCTATCCCTTATATGTCGCTGGCAGTGGCGCTACCGCATTGCTGCGGCAGTTCGGCAACCAAGCTGGCGGCCTGCCCTTCACGGTCTTGATCGGGCGCGACGGCGAGGTCAAAAAGATGTATCTTGGCAGCATTAAATTCGACGAATTGCGGAAAGACCTAGCATTACTGTAA
- the mpl gene encoding UDP-N-acetylmuramate:L-alanyl-gamma-D-glutamyl-meso-diaminopimelate ligase: MHIHILGICGTFMGGLAVLAKQAGHKVTGCDANVYPPMSTQLEAQGIDLIQGFGVEQISLQPDLYVIGNVVVRGNPLMEEILNRGLPYISGPQWIGEHILRDKWVLAVAGTHGKTTTSAMLAWILEDAGYDPGFLIGGVPMNFGISARLSGKAGAPASPFFVIEADEYDTAFFDKRSKFVHYHAKTAILNNLEYDHADIFPNLAAIETQFHHLVRTVPGVGRLLVNAREPALQRVLERGCWSEKELFGGDQQGWALTTQDNGHFDVFFNGALQGSVQWELSGEHNRMNALAAIAAARHVGVPPAQAITALSRFENVKRRMELRGVVREIAVYDDFAHHPTAIATTVAGLRKKVGQARILAVLEPRSNTMKLGAMKDALPASLSEADLVFGYGAKGSGKEALDWNLAEALQPLGSKASAYSDLEQLVAAIVKAAQPGDQVLVMSNGGFGGVHQKLLTALSAAS, encoded by the coding sequence ATGCACATTCATATCCTTGGTATCTGCGGCACCTTTATGGGCGGTTTGGCGGTACTGGCTAAACAGGCTGGACATAAAGTCACCGGCTGCGATGCCAATGTATACCCGCCGATGAGCACTCAGCTTGAGGCGCAGGGAATCGACCTGATCCAGGGCTTTGGCGTTGAACAGATCAGCTTGCAGCCGGATTTGTATGTGATCGGCAATGTCGTGGTGCGCGGCAATCCGCTGATGGAAGAGATCCTGAACCGCGGCTTGCCGTATATTTCCGGACCGCAATGGATTGGCGAGCACATCTTGCGTGATAAATGGGTGCTGGCAGTTGCTGGTACGCACGGCAAGACCACGACTTCGGCGATGTTGGCCTGGATTTTGGAAGACGCCGGCTACGATCCGGGTTTCCTGATCGGCGGCGTACCGATGAATTTTGGCATTTCTGCAAGGTTGTCGGGAAAAGCCGGCGCACCTGCATCCCCATTCTTTGTGATCGAAGCTGACGAATACGACACGGCATTTTTCGACAAGCGCAGCAAATTTGTCCATTACCACGCCAAGACTGCGATCCTGAACAATCTGGAATACGATCACGCCGACATTTTTCCCAATCTGGCGGCGATAGAAACCCAGTTTCATCATCTGGTACGCACGGTTCCCGGTGTTGGCCGCTTGTTGGTGAATGCCCGCGAACCGGCATTGCAGCGCGTGCTGGAGCGTGGCTGCTGGAGTGAAAAAGAGCTGTTCGGCGGCGATCAGCAAGGCTGGGCGCTGACTACGCAAGATAACGGCCACTTTGATGTGTTCTTTAATGGCGCGTTGCAAGGCAGCGTGCAATGGGAGCTGAGCGGCGAACATAACCGTATGAATGCGCTGGCGGCGATCGCCGCTGCGCGCCATGTCGGCGTGCCGCCGGCGCAGGCGATTACCGCCTTGTCGCGCTTTGAAAACGTCAAGCGACGCATGGAGTTGCGCGGGGTAGTACGCGAGATTGCTGTGTATGACGATTTTGCCCACCATCCGACCGCGATCGCCACCACCGTTGCCGGTTTACGCAAGAAGGTCGGCCAGGCACGTATCTTGGCCGTGCTTGAGCCGCGCTCTAATACGATGAAATTGGGCGCCATGAAAGATGCGTTGCCGGCCAGCCTGAGCGAGGCCGACCTGGTGTTTGGTTATGGCGCCAAGGGCAGCGGCAAGGAGGCGCTTGACTGGAATCTGGCCGAAGCGTTACAGCCGCTCGGCAGCAAAGCGAGTGCTTACAGCGACCTGGAGCAACTGGTGGCGGCGATTGTCAAAGCAGCGCAACCTGGCGACCAGGTGCTGGTGATGAGCAACGGCGGTTTCGGCGGCGTCCATCAAAAACTCTTGACGGCATTGTCGGCAGCTTCATGA
- a CDS encoding YqiA/YcfP family alpha/beta fold hydrolase encodes MILYLHGFRSSPKSFKARLLAERMQQLGRAGDYLSPQLPASPAAAIALAEGLIKDCDPANLTLIGSSLGGYYATWLAEQTGCRAVLLNPAVKPPRDLEKYVGVSTQYHSGEPFEFKREYMAELQALQIDVISKPQRYFLIAATGDEVLDWREMVGHYPQARQQVIQGSDHGISEFADYADQVLAFCGVATSGPAT; translated from the coding sequence ATGATTCTGTATCTGCACGGCTTTCGTTCTTCACCAAAATCGTTCAAGGCGCGCTTGCTGGCCGAGCGCATGCAGCAGCTGGGCCGGGCCGGTGATTATCTTAGCCCGCAACTGCCGGCATCTCCTGCGGCGGCGATAGCCTTGGCGGAAGGTTTAATCAAAGACTGTGATCCGGCCAATCTGACCCTAATCGGTTCTTCGCTGGGCGGCTACTACGCCACTTGGTTGGCAGAACAGACCGGTTGCCGAGCTGTGCTGCTCAATCCTGCAGTCAAGCCACCGCGCGATCTCGAGAAGTATGTTGGCGTCAGCACGCAATATCATTCAGGCGAGCCATTTGAATTCAAGCGCGAGTACATGGCGGAATTGCAAGCCCTGCAAATTGACGTCATCTCCAAGCCGCAACGCTATTTTCTGATTGCCGCCACCGGTGACGAAGTGCTGGACTGGCGGGAAATGGTTGGCCATTACCCTCAAGCCCGGCAGCAAGTCATCCAGGGCAGCGACCATGGCATCAGCGAATTCGCCGACTATGCGGATCAAGTCCTGGCTTTTTGCGGTGTAGCGACCTCGGGACCGGCAACGTGA
- a CDS encoding chorismate--pyruvate lyase family protein, whose translation MTARSRTIAKWHDHANGVDPSVNMRDWLTDRVSLTYKLMAHCQQFRIQRLHQQRALPLADEWRAIGLPRRIQVQERDVLLRCDEHPMVLGHTVLALDATTTEWPFFGSLGERSLGSTLFGDPLVERGQLQYARLYGNHPLVRRMRMAGGVDSFPYPLWARRSAFRRKTGVMLVTEVFFPDIEQLQRARPDFKVLSTGFSLASDLSRHIHPAHQLLSFGAAR comes from the coding sequence GTGACGGCGCGCTCCCGCACCATCGCCAAATGGCATGACCACGCCAATGGCGTCGATCCGTCCGTCAACATGCGTGATTGGCTGACCGATCGCGTCTCGCTGACCTACAAGCTAATGGCGCACTGCCAGCAGTTCCGGATCCAGCGCCTTCACCAGCAGCGGGCGCTGCCGTTGGCCGATGAATGGCGAGCGATTGGCTTACCGCGCCGGATACAGGTGCAGGAACGCGATGTCTTGCTACGTTGCGACGAACATCCTATGGTGCTGGGGCATACGGTGCTGGCGCTGGATGCCACAACTACCGAGTGGCCGTTCTTCGGTAGCCTGGGTGAGCGCTCACTTGGCTCTACCTTGTTTGGCGATCCGCTGGTAGAGCGCGGGCAGCTGCAATACGCCCGCCTGTACGGCAATCATCCGCTGGTGCGGCGCATGCGCATGGCTGGCGGCGTCGACAGTTTTCCTTATCCGCTATGGGCGCGGCGCTCGGCTTTCCGGCGTAAAACCGGCGTCATGCTGGTAACGGAAGTATTCTTTCCTGATATCGAACAGTTACAACGGGCGCGGCCAGACTTCAAGGTGCTGTCCACCGGCTTTTCTTTGGCCTCCGACCTGTCCCGGCATATCCATCCGGCCCATCAATTACTTTCCTTTGGCGCTGCCAGATAA